One Paraglaciecola mesophila genomic region harbors:
- a CDS encoding spondin domain-containing protein, with protein sequence MKRINILSAAAMLALTSQQSLAADISVEIQNLTHGLYFTPIAAVVHTPDASLFEVGEAASTELQMMAEGGSIDGITTLASAAGADMIANPAGGLLAPTMSTSADVMTTDGNLMLSVVAMILPSNDGFVGLDNWEIPTEAGTYTVFLNAYDAGTEANDELRGSGEPGMPGMPVPPPLDPLLGTGGSGVAGADTNATVHIHRGNIGDDSMTDGTSDVNNAVHRWLNPVAKVTVTVR encoded by the coding sequence ATGAAGCGTATTAACATCTTATCTGCAGCGGCTATGCTGGCATTGACAAGTCAACAAAGTTTGGCGGCTGATATCAGCGTAGAAATTCAAAATTTAACCCACGGCCTGTATTTCACGCCTATTGCCGCGGTAGTACACACCCCAGATGCAAGCTTGTTTGAAGTAGGAGAAGCGGCAAGCACAGAACTACAAATGATGGCCGAAGGTGGCAGTATCGATGGCATCACTACCCTTGCCTCTGCAGCCGGTGCAGATATGATCGCCAACCCAGCAGGTGGATTACTTGCCCCGACGATGAGCACATCAGCTGACGTCATGACCACAGACGGTAACCTAATGCTATCAGTGGTAGCGATGATTTTACCGTCTAACGATGGCTTCGTTGGTTTAGACAATTGGGAAATTCCAACCGAAGCAGGTACATATACCGTATTTCTCAATGCTTACGATGCCGGCACCGAAGCCAATGACGAATTACGTGGTAGCGGTGAACCCGGTATGCCAGGAATGCCTGTTCCTCCACCTTTAGACCCATTACTAGGTACTGGCGGTAGCGGCGTAGCCGGTGCTGACACCAATGCGACGGTACACATTCACCGCGGCAACATTGGTGATGATTCAATGACTGATGGCACAAGCGATGTAAACAACGCCGTTCATCGTTGGTTGAACCCAGTCGCGAAAGTAACAGTAACCGTCAGATAA
- a CDS encoding spondin domain-containing protein, with the protein MPNLIKHYKKVLLLALPLALSACDDDDTREVIVEVEVPAPEPTPVDVSYEVTVVNLTNGQPVSPPAIVLHTDGNLWAVGQVPSVELERIAEEGSSESFLTLGLASAGGDGPITPGDQQTISVTIEDITDAKLTIAAMLGNTNDAFTGINAWDLSQLAVGDSWTTTRPAYDAGTEKNTESAATVPGPAASGEGFNPTRDDSGFISMHPGVVSSDDGLSTSALTVEHKFDNPVIRIQITRTE; encoded by the coding sequence ATGCCAAATTTAATCAAACATTATAAAAAAGTGCTTTTACTGGCATTGCCTCTAGCGTTAAGCGCCTGTGATGACGATGATACCAGAGAAGTGATCGTTGAAGTTGAAGTACCTGCACCAGAGCCTACGCCCGTGGACGTAAGTTACGAGGTGACCGTTGTTAACTTAACCAACGGACAACCTGTATCCCCACCCGCCATCGTCTTACATACTGACGGGAATCTGTGGGCGGTTGGCCAAGTACCTTCTGTTGAGCTAGAGCGGATTGCGGAAGAAGGCAGCTCAGAATCGTTTCTAACCTTAGGTTTGGCCAGTGCAGGTGGTGACGGCCCCATTACACCTGGCGATCAGCAAACCATCAGTGTCACCATTGAAGACATTACCGATGCTAAGTTGACTATCGCGGCAATGTTGGGCAATACCAATGATGCTTTTACTGGGATCAATGCGTGGGATTTATCTCAATTAGCCGTTGGAGACAGCTGGACAACAACGCGCCCTGCCTATGATGCAGGTACAGAGAAAAACACCGAAAGCGCAGCGACAGTGCCCGGGCCTGCTGCAAGCGGCGAAGGGTTCAACCCTACCCGCGACGATAGTGGTTTTATCTCGATGCACCCGGGAGTTGTGAGCTCTGATGATGGCCTGAGCACGTCGGCCTTAACCGTTGAACATAAGTTCGACAACCCTGTTATTCGAATTCAGATCACCCGTACCGAATAA
- a CDS encoding response regulator transcription factor yields MTDRILIVEDDLDIANLMRVNLLELGVEIDHQTDGQLALTQALENDYSVILLDVMLPNMNGLDICRQIRDKRPMQIIIMLTSKNSETDRVLGLELGADDYMTKPFSVRELQARVRSQLRKVHVLQQSHVPSPQENDALCIGSLRIEQKNHQVFLAEQELILTATEFELLHHLASHPGQVFSRSQLLESVWGYHHSGYEHTVNSHINRLRAKLEKDATSPKIVQTVWGVGYKFNPQGVSD; encoded by the coding sequence ATGACTGACAGAATTCTCATCGTCGAAGACGACCTTGATATCGCCAACCTAATGCGAGTCAACTTACTTGAACTTGGAGTTGAAATAGACCATCAAACAGACGGTCAACTCGCGCTCACGCAAGCTCTCGAAAATGACTATTCAGTTATCTTATTGGACGTCATGTTACCGAATATGAATGGCCTAGATATTTGTCGCCAAATTCGTGACAAGCGCCCTATGCAAATCATTATTATGCTGACGTCAAAAAACTCTGAAACCGACCGTGTTCTGGGGCTAGAGCTAGGCGCAGATGATTATATGACCAAGCCTTTTAGCGTTCGCGAATTGCAAGCAAGGGTGCGCTCCCAATTACGCAAGGTGCATGTATTACAACAATCCCATGTGCCATCCCCTCAAGAAAACGACGCTTTGTGCATTGGTAGTTTGCGAATAGAGCAAAAAAATCATCAGGTATTTTTAGCCGAACAAGAGCTGATATTAACGGCTACAGAGTTTGAACTGCTACATCACCTTGCGAGCCATCCTGGCCAAGTATTCAGCCGCAGCCAGCTATTGGAATCCGTGTGGGGTTATCATCACAGCGGCTACGAGCATACAGTCAACTCGCATATTAACCGTCTACGAGCCAAGCTCGAAAAAGACGCCACGTCTCCCAAAATTGTGCAAACAGTTTGGGGAGTGGGCTACAAATTTAATCCTCAAGGGGTATCCGACTAA
- a CDS encoding sensor histidine kinase: MKICFYQRLAISLVAVFMLVMIACFYSTNELQKLTQQEAEQKLHLGLAEHLVQDNPLLKEGVYDYKALGNLFHTLMILGPNFEFYYLDPRGEILTYSAEPGKVKAKKVDIAPIKHLISDSKSFPIEGDDPRQLGRHKIFSAAPVYNDNKLQGYLYVIIGGERYDSILANLKNSQSMREIALFMLVGLTLLLIALLVIFKYFTTPLRRLSDDMEKVREADFHRDQVPRDLAVWNKNSHNEIDRLGCAFTDMLSHIDDQFEKLSKIDTQRRVLLADLSHDLRTPLASLQGYIETLALNEDTLPAKDRKHFVDVSLKNAKNLKHLIDQIFELAYLEGGQVTLHQEPFPLGELLHDVAAKFALDAQNKGIEIRVIPNHFEYHVFADIGKLERVLTNLIANAIRHTPANGQVDLAVAIHNDKLRVDIRDTGIGISDKEIAFIFDARYQASNTEKDTCSHAGLGLAICQKLMVLLNSDLKVESKLGKGTCFSFELTLVNGGPLAH; this comes from the coding sequence ATGAAAATCTGCTTCTATCAACGCTTAGCCATTTCGCTGGTTGCGGTCTTTATGCTGGTGATGATCGCTTGTTTTTATTCCACTAATGAGCTGCAAAAGCTAACGCAACAAGAAGCAGAACAAAAATTACATCTCGGTTTGGCTGAACACCTAGTGCAAGATAACCCACTATTAAAAGAAGGAGTTTACGACTATAAGGCACTGGGAAACCTATTCCATACCTTAATGATTTTAGGCCCGAACTTTGAATTTTATTACCTTGACCCCCGAGGGGAAATCCTCACCTACTCTGCAGAACCGGGCAAAGTCAAAGCGAAGAAAGTCGATATCGCACCGATTAAGCACTTGATAAGTGACAGCAAAAGCTTCCCAATCGAAGGAGACGACCCAAGACAACTTGGCCGCCACAAAATATTTTCCGCTGCACCTGTCTACAATGACAACAAGCTACAAGGTTACCTATACGTCATTATTGGAGGTGAGCGCTACGACTCCATACTGGCCAATTTGAAAAATAGCCAAAGCATGCGTGAAATAGCGCTGTTTATGTTGGTCGGTTTAACACTATTGTTAATTGCCTTACTCGTGATATTTAAGTACTTCACTACCCCCCTTAGACGCCTTAGCGACGACATGGAAAAGGTCCGAGAGGCAGACTTTCATCGGGACCAAGTTCCTCGAGATTTAGCCGTTTGGAATAAAAACAGTCACAATGAAATTGACCGTCTTGGCTGTGCCTTTACTGATATGCTGAGTCACATTGACGATCAGTTTGAGAAGCTGAGTAAAATCGATACCCAGCGCAGAGTGTTACTAGCGGATTTATCACATGATTTGCGCACGCCTCTAGCCAGTTTACAGGGCTACATTGAAACGCTGGCGCTAAACGAAGATACTTTGCCGGCGAAAGACCGCAAACACTTTGTTGATGTTTCTCTGAAGAACGCCAAAAACCTCAAGCATCTTATCGATCAAATATTCGAACTGGCCTACTTAGAAGGCGGGCAAGTTACCTTGCATCAAGAGCCTTTCCCCTTAGGTGAATTACTTCACGATGTAGCAGCAAAGTTTGCGTTAGATGCTCAAAATAAAGGCATTGAAATTCGGGTTATTCCGAACCATTTTGAATATCACGTATTCGCCGACATCGGTAAGCTAGAACGGGTACTAACCAACCTTATCGCAAACGCCATTCGCCATACGCCAGCAAATGGCCAGGTCGACTTAGCCGTAGCAATTCACAATGACAAGCTAAGGGTAGATATTCGCGATACAGGTATTGGCATCAGTGATAAGGAAATCGCCTTTATTTTCGATGCCCGCTATCAAGCAAGTAACACAGAAAAAGACACATGTAGTCATGCAGGTTTAGGGTTGGCCATATGTCAGAAGTTGATGGTGCTGCTCAATTCTGACCTAAAAGTAGAAAGTAAATTAGGTAAAGGCACCTGTTTTAGTTTTGAGCTAACCTTGGTTAATGGCGGTCCTTTAGCTCACTAG
- a CDS encoding DUF2065 domain-containing protein yields MLHTLLTAFALVLIIEGIGPMLFPNKWRNYLQQMVEQPVNQLRSIGGTLVTIGLVSLFFLI; encoded by the coding sequence ATGCTGCATACTTTACTCACTGCCTTCGCATTAGTATTAATTATTGAAGGCATCGGCCCCATGTTATTTCCAAACAAATGGCGGAATTACCTACAACAAATGGTAGAACAGCCGGTAAATCAACTACGTAGCATTGGCGGCACACTTGTCACTATAGGCTTAGTCAGCCTGTTTTTCCTGATATAA
- a CDS encoding adenylosuccinate synthase codes for MAKNVVVLGTQWGDEGKGKVVDLLTDKATYVVRYQGGHNAGHTLVIDGEKTVLHLIPSGILRENVTCVIGNGVVLSPEALLKESAMLEERGVPVKERLRISEACPLILPFHVELDLAREKARGDKPIGTTGRGIGPAYEDKVSRRGLRVGDLFNPEDFAVKLKEVLEYHNFMLTNYYKVEPVSYEKTLADALAVADTLKAMVVDVTDVLDRARKRGDEIMFEGAQGTLLDIDHGTYPYVTSSNTTVGGVATGAGFGPLHLDYVLGIVKAYTTRVGSGPFPTELGCDVGQHLGIKGHEFGATTGRKRRTGWFDAVAMKRAVQINSITGFCLTKLDVLDGLETLSICTGYKHADGTVKDVPPMAADDYELITPVYEEMPGWSENSFGVTEYDKLPQAAKNYIKRLEELTGVPIDIISTGPDRNETIVLRHPFEV; via the coding sequence ATGGCTAAAAATGTAGTGGTACTCGGAACCCAATGGGGTGACGAGGGTAAAGGTAAGGTTGTAGATCTTTTAACTGATAAAGCAACTTACGTTGTTCGTTATCAAGGTGGACACAACGCAGGGCACACACTGGTAATCGACGGTGAAAAAACCGTCTTGCACCTCATCCCTTCAGGTATTTTACGTGAAAACGTCACCTGCGTTATTGGCAACGGTGTTGTTCTTAGCCCTGAAGCATTGCTTAAAGAAAGCGCAATGCTAGAAGAGCGTGGCGTACCGGTGAAAGAGCGCTTACGCATCAGTGAGGCTTGTCCACTTATTCTTCCATTTCATGTTGAACTTGATTTAGCACGGGAAAAAGCCCGTGGCGATAAGCCTATCGGTACAACAGGTCGCGGTATTGGGCCGGCGTACGAAGACAAAGTCTCTCGTCGTGGTTTACGCGTTGGTGATTTGTTCAACCCTGAAGATTTCGCAGTCAAACTTAAAGAGGTACTTGAGTATCATAACTTTATGCTGACCAACTACTATAAGGTTGAGCCAGTAAGTTATGAGAAAACGCTAGCAGACGCATTAGCAGTAGCTGACACCTTAAAAGCGATGGTTGTTGATGTAACTGACGTGTTAGATCGTGCCCGTAAGCGTGGTGACGAAATCATGTTTGAAGGCGCTCAAGGTACCTTGCTTGATATCGACCACGGCACATACCCGTATGTTACCTCAAGCAACACCACTGTAGGCGGCGTAGCAACAGGCGCAGGCTTTGGTCCGCTACACTTAGACTACGTTTTGGGTATTGTTAAAGCGTACACCACACGTGTTGGCTCTGGCCCCTTCCCTACTGAACTAGGTTGTGATGTAGGCCAGCACTTAGGTATTAAGGGCCATGAGTTTGGTGCAACCACGGGACGTAAGCGTCGTACTGGTTGGTTTGATGCTGTAGCCATGAAACGCGCTGTGCAAATTAACTCTATTACTGGTTTCTGCTTAACCAAACTAGACGTACTTGATGGCTTAGAAACCTTAAGCATATGTACTGGTTACAAACATGCAGATGGCACAGTAAAAGATGTCCCCCCGATGGCTGCTGACGATTATGAACTCATCACCCCTGTGTATGAAGAAATGCCAGGTTGGAGTGAAAACTCTTTCGGTGTCACCGAGTATGATAAATTACCTCAAGCAGCTAAAAACTATATCAAACGCCTAGAAGAGTTAACGGGCGTGCCAATTGATATTATCTCGACAGGCCCTGACCGTAACGAAACCATCGTTTTACGTCACCCATTTGAGGTGTAA
- a CDS encoding VOC family protein: MTIMPFHLAIPVTDLVASKTFYGELLGCEQGRSSENWIDWNFFGHQLVTHLVAAMPSHPAPNKVDNKAVPVPHFGVVLAMCDWQDLAARLQAANVSFVIEPYVRFKGEPGEQATLFLLDPCGNALEFKAFNDIGQLFAG; the protein is encoded by the coding sequence ATGACCATCATGCCTTTTCATCTCGCTATTCCGGTAACCGATTTAGTCGCAAGCAAAACATTTTATGGCGAGCTATTAGGTTGCGAGCAAGGTCGCTCTTCAGAAAACTGGATAGATTGGAATTTCTTTGGTCACCAACTAGTCACACATTTGGTTGCGGCAATGCCCAGCCATCCCGCCCCCAATAAGGTCGATAATAAAGCCGTACCTGTGCCGCATTTCGGTGTGGTACTGGCAATGTGCGATTGGCAAGATTTAGCGGCTCGGTTGCAAGCCGCCAACGTCAGTTTCGTAATAGAGCCTTATGTACGCTTTAAAGGGGAACCAGGAGAGCAGGCCACACTTTTTTTACTCGACCCATGTGGCAATGCTCTGGAATTTAAGGCATTTAACGATATTGGTCAGCTGTTCGCCGGTTGA
- a CDS encoding YitT family protein, translating into MHSSTHRFYEDVLAILSGTVFVGLGLAIFKTLGLLIGGTAGIALLLSQFVPIKFGLLFFLVNLPFYYIALKQLGWRFTLNTFVTISLVSVLVENMHLFISLSDIQPVFGAVVGGMLIGMGMLILFRHKSSLGGLGILAFYLQGSRGIRAGTFQLVVDSLIVVGALFVMNPILLAISLAGMVTTNVILAVNHKPGRYHSNYAETMAELTSETAQEAKTIQQIQTAKVSNQPANS; encoded by the coding sequence ATGCATTCCTCAACTCATCGATTTTACGAAGATGTATTGGCCATATTAAGTGGCACTGTGTTTGTTGGTTTAGGCTTAGCCATCTTCAAAACATTAGGCTTATTGATTGGTGGTACTGCGGGTATCGCGTTACTGCTGAGTCAGTTTGTACCTATTAAATTTGGTTTACTGTTTTTTCTTGTTAACTTGCCCTTTTATTATATCGCCCTTAAACAGCTGGGTTGGCGTTTTACCCTCAACACGTTTGTGACAATTTCATTGGTGTCTGTGCTGGTGGAAAATATGCATTTGTTTATTTCGCTTAGCGATATTCAACCCGTTTTTGGCGCAGTCGTAGGTGGCATGCTCATTGGTATGGGTATGCTAATTTTATTCAGACATAAATCGAGTTTAGGCGGCTTAGGGATCCTTGCGTTTTACTTGCAAGGTAGCCGAGGTATTCGTGCTGGCACGTTTCAACTAGTGGTAGATAGCCTGATTGTGGTCGGGGCGTTATTTGTTATGAACCCTATTTTGTTGGCTATTTCATTGGCTGGGATGGTTACCACCAACGTTATTTTGGCGGTAAATCATAAACCAGGGCGTTATCATAGTAACTATGCTGAAACCATGGCAGAGCTAACCTCAGAAACGGCTCAAGAAGCAAAAACTATCCAACAAATCCAAACTGCTAAGGTTTCTAATCAACCGGCGAACAGCTGA
- a CDS encoding pyridoxal-phosphate-dependent aminotransferase family protein: MSICVPQGIISLDNILPDEPLLMMGAGPVPIPAKVAAANGIVINHLGDTMAQIIEQVKVMSRYVFQTEKGLILGVAGPGSAAMEMAVANLVRPGDNVLSICNGFFSSRLAEMAERLQANVTKVVIDERQAASAEAVEQHIIRTQPNVLTIVQGETSNTVHNAELEQICRVAKKHNCMVIVDAVCTLSTMELAMDDWGIDAVITGGQKGLSCIPGVSLVGFSEKAWNFIESRTDQLRHWCLDAKLGHQFWYKKSYHYTAPVSGILAIHEALRLVCTETLPVRFARHERCSKALQAAIEGMGLDLYVEQLARLNSVVGIRLPQDIIGKEVLRTMSNRYRVEISGSFGPNIIRIGQMGEQCRTHNLFRTIHALGSAFIDLGYKLDLPTGMAALESTLDNMR; encoded by the coding sequence GTGTCGATTTGTGTGCCACAAGGAATTATTTCGCTAGATAACATTTTGCCCGACGAACCTTTATTAATGATGGGGGCTGGGCCGGTACCTATTCCGGCCAAAGTAGCGGCAGCGAACGGCATAGTGATCAACCACCTTGGCGACACCATGGCGCAGATTATCGAACAAGTAAAAGTCATGTCGCGATATGTATTTCAAACCGAAAAAGGCTTGATTTTAGGTGTTGCAGGTCCAGGCTCTGCCGCCATGGAAATGGCAGTAGCAAACCTAGTGCGCCCAGGTGACAATGTATTGAGTATTTGCAATGGCTTCTTCAGTAGTCGCCTGGCGGAAATGGCTGAACGTTTACAAGCCAATGTCACTAAGGTGGTGATTGACGAGCGCCAAGCTGCCAGTGCAGAAGCAGTAGAACAACACATTATACGTACTCAGCCCAACGTACTGACCATAGTACAAGGGGAAACCTCAAATACAGTGCACAATGCCGAACTCGAGCAGATTTGCCGTGTTGCGAAAAAGCATAACTGTATGGTGATAGTGGATGCCGTATGCACCCTAAGTACGATGGAATTAGCCATGGACGACTGGGGTATTGATGCTGTGATCACGGGTGGCCAGAAAGGCTTGTCGTGTATCCCTGGAGTATCTTTGGTGGGTTTTTCAGAAAAAGCGTGGAATTTCATTGAGTCTCGCACAGACCAATTGCGCCACTGGTGCCTTGACGCCAAGTTAGGTCATCAATTTTGGTATAAAAAATCTTATCACTATACCGCCCCAGTCTCTGGTATTTTAGCTATTCACGAAGCTTTGCGCTTAGTATGCACAGAAACCCTACCTGTTCGTTTTGCCCGTCATGAACGCTGCTCAAAAGCGTTGCAAGCAGCGATAGAAGGTATGGGGTTAGATTTGTACGTTGAGCAGCTAGCGCGACTAAACTCTGTCGTCGGTATTCGCTTACCCCAAGATATTATTGGTAAAGAGGTGTTACGCACCATGTCGAACCGCTACCGAGTGGAAATATCCGGCTCATTTGGACCCAATATCATACGCATTGGGCAAATGGGTGAGCAGTGCCGTACTCATAACCTATTTCGTACCATCCATGCTTTAGGTTCAGCCTTTATTGATTTAGGGTACAAGCTAGACTTACCTACCGGTATGGCAGCCCTTGAGAGTACGTTAGACAATATGCGCTAA
- a CDS encoding patatin-like phospholipase family protein, with amino-acid sequence MSKLILSLDGGGIRGAATTQFLTHVEKSLQQKHKKSLRDCVDFYAGTSTGSLIALALATTDMDIQDINKLYSVTNAKKIFAENRGFLELDGVNAPKYKADGKTEILKKSLGQAKIKDVPEGKHILAVTYGVEKHRPYVIKSTRSEFQNLLSYQVADASSAAPTYFPTRDMALPPDNEQAWLIDGGVVANNPAMCAIAEACRLWPDAVRRVLSIGTGTQTRKINGPDSRHWGALQWMLKGCIIDVLSDEKVVGYQAITITPPGHYIRVNAEMREQPGFEKAPDDAMDDISQTNIKRLKGMGDFWFSQYGEAVVELLNNSYEGPSLDRIDPTSGKPIVYKPD; translated from the coding sequence ATGTCTAAACTCATACTTTCATTGGATGGAGGCGGTATTCGCGGTGCGGCGACAACGCAATTTTTAACCCATGTTGAAAAATCCCTGCAACAAAAACATAAAAAGTCGCTCAGAGACTGCGTCGACTTTTACGCAGGAACCAGTACCGGCAGTCTTATCGCATTAGCACTGGCCACCACCGACATGGACATTCAAGACATTAATAAATTATACAGTGTCACCAATGCGAAAAAGATTTTCGCCGAAAATCGGGGCTTTTTAGAATTAGATGGTGTTAACGCCCCTAAGTATAAAGCGGATGGTAAAACGGAAATTTTAAAAAAATCACTCGGCCAAGCAAAGATAAAAGACGTGCCTGAAGGCAAACATATTTTGGCCGTCACCTATGGTGTCGAAAAACACCGCCCGTATGTGATTAAATCGACCCGTAGTGAGTTTCAAAACTTGCTCTCATACCAAGTGGCTGATGCCTCAAGCGCCGCTCCCACTTATTTCCCCACCCGAGACATGGCCCTACCTCCAGACAATGAACAAGCCTGGTTAATTGATGGCGGCGTGGTAGCGAACAACCCGGCCATGTGCGCCATTGCCGAAGCCTGTCGCCTATGGCCTGATGCCGTCCGGCGCGTGCTATCGATTGGCACTGGCACACAAACTCGGAAAATCAATGGGCCAGACTCTCGTCACTGGGGAGCACTCCAATGGATGCTAAAAGGCTGCATTATCGATGTATTGTCAGATGAAAAAGTCGTAGGTTATCAAGCTATTACTATAACGCCACCAGGTCATTACATACGAGTTAATGCAGAAATGCGCGAGCAACCGGGGTTCGAAAAAGCCCCAGATGATGCAATGGACGACATCAGCCAAACCAATATTAAACGCCTTAAGGGCATGGGTGATTTCTGGTTCTCACAATATGGCGAAGCTGTTGTTGAGTTACTGAACAATAGCTACGAGGGACCTTCGCTTGACCGAATTGACCCAACAAGCGGCAAGCCAATTGTGTATAAGCCAGATTGA
- a CDS encoding ADP-polyphosphate phosphotransferase → MKINPADFRAKQGEACDLHQRPTDITPLYTSKKHYKKKLKKQIDKMSDLQRKLYASNEHSVLIIFQAMDAAGKDSSIRHVMSGINPQGCQVHSFKHPSQNELEHDFLWRSNLALPERGRIGIFNRSYYEEVLIARVHPEILHSQHIPDEAMHKEHIWRERFRSINDLEQHLHRNGTRVIKFFLHLSKEEQRKRFLARIDDPDKNWKFSDADIQEREFWPQYMHAYEDCIGSTTSNEAPWYVIPADDKRNARLIIAKTIVETFESLDMHYPEVDEQRKLELQRLRTLLVDQSK, encoded by the coding sequence ATGAAAATTAATCCAGCAGACTTTCGGGCGAAACAGGGTGAGGCGTGTGACCTGCATCAACGGCCTACGGATATCACGCCTTTATACACGTCTAAAAAGCATTATAAAAAGAAGCTAAAGAAGCAAATCGATAAAATGAGTGATTTGCAGCGCAAGTTATATGCGTCGAACGAACACTCTGTTCTGATAATTTTTCAAGCCATGGACGCGGCTGGCAAAGACAGCTCAATTCGACATGTAATGTCGGGTATTAACCCTCAAGGGTGCCAAGTACATAGCTTCAAACACCCCAGTCAAAATGAGCTAGAGCACGATTTTTTGTGGCGTTCGAATCTAGCATTACCGGAGCGAGGACGTATCGGGATTTTTAACCGCTCATACTATGAAGAAGTGCTAATTGCCCGTGTACATCCTGAAATTTTGCACAGCCAACACATCCCTGATGAAGCCATGCACAAAGAGCATATATGGCGCGAACGTTTCCGCTCGATCAATGATTTAGAGCAGCACTTGCATCGAAATGGCACTCGAGTGATTAAATTCTTTTTACACTTATCTAAAGAAGAGCAGCGCAAGCGCTTTTTAGCACGTATTGATGACCCAGATAAAAACTGGAAATTCAGCGATGCCGATATACAAGAGCGTGAGTTTTGGCCGCAGTATATGCACGCCTACGAAGATTGTATTGGTTCGACTACCAGCAATGAGGCTCCTTGGTATGTGATCCCCGCGGATGACAAGCGGAATGCGCGCTTGATCATCGCTAAAACCATAGTGGAAACATTCGAATCGTTGGATATGCACTATCCGGAAGTTGATGAGCAGCGCAAACTAGAATTGCAGCGTTTGCGCACGCTTTTGGTTGATCAGTCGAAATAA